In a single window of the Necator americanus strain Aroian chromosome X, whole genome shotgun sequence genome:
- a CDS encoding hypothetical protein (NECATOR_CHRX.G24091.T1): MTLTLARREGLLTRSGNRLSAIIQKESKTINAYVHSSMEAAEISALRKQICAAKTAIGTVANKLEAAMEKFSEAVDRLDNKTQSLPEIIERIETNTTAAQTLLDNANKALARLIRLHEELEFDQEQKLA, translated from the coding sequence ATGACATTAACCCTGGCGAGGCGGGAAGGCCTTTTGACGCGCTCAGGAAACCGTCTGTCGGCAATCATACAGAAAGAGTCCAAAACCATCAATGCGTACGTACATTCTTCAATGGAGGCAGCTGAAATTTCGGCACTTCGGAAACAGATATGCGCAGCCAAAACGGCAATTGGCACCGTAGCAAACAAGCTAGAGGCTGCAATGGAGAAGTTCAGCGAAGCAGTGGACAGGTTGGACAACAAGACGCAGTCACTCCCAGAGATTATTGAAAGGATTGAAACAAATACTACAGCAGCACAAACTCTTCTGGACAACGCGAACAAAGCGCTGGCAAGGCTAATCCGACTTCATGAGGAGCTTGAATTCGATCAGGAACAAAAACTCGCTTAA
- a CDS encoding hypothetical protein (NECATOR_CHRX.G24092.T1): MAKSIDSFEQLTIRIGRLRMRRCGPTPALNIFVVYAPTSSYEEGEVETLRRSSTKKIMPFTRFVVTREKPYHSKPKTISAAKERRGVKVLGIILGCFTVCWAPFFVEANEEHLKEGRALVFAKATKHTAKAHNLKDQLPEGSMESLATTICFVTLNCRTLSSELQQAALSRLLRYLCVSFAALQETRMRDRPVISIENYTIYCGDADEIKVGGCAIAVRNDYKNLVEEFGSTSSRCAFLRLRDRGGRKLWIVSAHAPTETAEDNSKNAFYDELNALMSKIPSQQVVIVGIDANAKMGLEQQSDVLGKWYYAAERTSDDGDRLVDLCEQTGLIIASTFKRNHRRHQLTWQGSTLLTPEEQRKRKMRTLKLQLDCVLARRCVRL, translated from the exons atggcaaagagcatcgactctttcgaacaacttacaatccgaatcggacgtctgcggatgagaagatgtggtccaacaccagctttgaatatcttcgtcgtttacgctccaacatcaagctacgaagaaggagaagtcGAGACTCTTCGGAGAAGTTCTACGAAGAAAATAATGCcttttacaag GTTTGTGGTGACGCGTGAAAAACCTTACCATTCCAAACCAAAGACAATTTCCGCGGCCAAAGAACGTCGTGGTGTTAAAGTTCTTGGCATCATTCTCGGATGTTTTACCGTGTGCTGGGCGCCATTTTTTGT AGAGGCTAATGAAGAACACCTTAAAGAAGGAAGAGCCTTAGTGTTCGCTAAAGCTACGAAG cacaccgccaaagcccataacctgaaagatcaactgcctgaagggagcatggaatctttggcaacaaccatttgtttcgtcacgctgaactgccgaacactatcgagtgaactccaacaagccgctctatccagacttctgcgatatctctgtgtgtcttttgctgcactgcaggaaacacgcatgagagatcggcccgtcatcagcatcgaaaattacaccatatactgcggcgatgctgatgagatcaaagtaggtggctgcgcgatagctgtgaggaacgattacaagaacctggtggaggaatttggctcaacgtcgtctagatgcgcctttttacgactgcgggatcgcggaggacgtaaactctggatcgtaagtgctcacgcacctacggaaaccgctgaggacaacagtaagaacgccttctatgatgaactcaatgcgttgatgtctaaaataccaagccagcaggtggtcattgtcggaatcgacgcaaatgcgaagatgggactcgaacagcaatccgatgtgctaggaaaatggtactatgctgcggagcgcacgtcggacgacggtgaccgtctggtcgacttatgcgaacagacgggcctcatcatcgcttccacgtttaagaggaatcatcgacgccatcagctcacatggcaggggtcaacccttttaacgcctgaagaacagcgcaagcggaagatgaggactcttaaacttcagctcgactgcGTTCTGGCGAGGCGttgcgttcgactctga
- a CDS encoding hypothetical protein (NECATOR_CHRX.G24100.T1) translates to MAKASHTLQKGAVVQHTAKAHNLKDQLPEGSMESLATTICFVTLNCRTLSSELQQAALSRLLRYLCVSFAALQETRMRDRPVISIENYTIYCGDADEIKVGGCAIAVRNDYKNLVEEFGSTSSRCAFLRLRDRGGRKLWIVSAHAPTETAEDNSKNAFYDELNALMSKIPSQQVVIVGIDANAKMGLEQQSDVLGKWYYAAERTSDDGDRLVDLCEQTGLIIASTFKRNHRRHQLTWQGSTLLTPEEQRKRKMRTLKLQLDCVLARRCVRL, encoded by the coding sequence atggcgaaagcttcccatacattgcaaaaaggtgctgtcgtccagcacaccgccaaagcccataacctgaaagatcaactgcctgaagggagcatggaatctttggcaacaaccatttgtttcgtcacgctgaactgccgaacactatcgagtgaactccaacaagccgctctatccagacttctgcgatatctctgtgtgtcttttgctgcactgcaggaaacacgcatgagagatcggcccgtcatcagcatcgaaaattacaccatatactgcggcgatgctgatgagatcaaagtaggtggctgcgcgatagctgtgaggaacgattacaagaacctggtggaggaatttggctcaacgtcgtctagatgcgcctttttacgactgcgggatcgcggaggacgtaaactctggatcgtaagtgctcacgcacctacggaaaccgctgaggacaacagtaagaacgccttctatgatgaactcaatgcgttgatgtctaaaataccaagccagcaggtggtcattgtcggaatcgacgcaaatgcgaagatgggactcgaacagcaatccgatgtgctaggaaaatggtactatgctgcggagcgcacgtcggacgacggtgaccgtctggtcgacttatgcgaacagacgggcctcatcatcgcttccacgtttaagaggaatcatcgacgccatcagctcacatggcaggggtcaacccttttaacgcctgaagaacagcgcaagcggaagatgaggactcttaaacttcagctcgactgcGTTCTGGCGAGGCGttgcgttcgactctga
- a CDS encoding hypothetical protein (NECATOR_CHRX.G24090.T1), whose protein sequence is MTVAKGKGKLQTQFFTSATQRSYENRYHYKTINKKQTELRGQAVPVRKRYSSLHQPYCREDPARYPSSLRDLFSLLKDGPGAQTTLPFGLKAIPLILGYLISGRSGEELVNSKNSVEVAQTIALEDTDNDFTQTWEQFCEFEKTGVKEFLGPITEELKQTNAEVWKAFEETIENKEDG, encoded by the exons ATGACGGTTGCAAAGGGGAAAGGAAAGCTTCAGACGCAGTTTTTCACGTCAGCAACACAACGAAG TTACGAAAATCGATACCATTACAAAACCATTAACAAGAAGCAGACTGAGTTAAGAGGACAAGCAGTTCCTGTTCGTAAACGATATTCATCTCTCCATCAACCGTACTGTCGAGAAGATCCAGCCAGATATCCTTCTTCGTTGCGCGATCTTTTCTCACTCCTCAAGGATGGACCAGGAGCTCAAACAACACTCCCATTCGGATTGAAAGCAATCCCCTTGATACTGGGATATCTCATATCTGGACGAAGTGGCGAAGAGTTGGTCAACTCGAAAAATTCGGTAGAAGTGGCCCAAACAATAGCCTTAGAGGACACAGATAATGATTTTACGCAGACTTGGGAACAGTTCTGTGAATTTGAGAAGACCGGAGTTAAGGAATTTTTGGGTCCAATAACGGAGGAACTGAAACAGACAAACGCAGAAGTCTGGAAAGCTTTTGAAGAAACTatcgaaaacaaagaagatgGATAA
- a CDS encoding hypothetical protein (NECATOR_CHRX.G24094.T1): MQLAFLDFEAAFDSPHRGRLLNALSADRVLGKFVRLLDDMNQRPTAAVRTSAGCTTPFEVVTGVRQGVVAGPFLFNFAIDDIMRRTVDQ; encoded by the coding sequence atgcaattagcgtttctggactttgaagccgcgttcgactcgcctcaccgaggccgtcttctcaacgcgctgagCGCCGATCGAGTActaggaaagttcgttcgcttgcttgatgacatgaatcaacgaccaactgctgcagttcgaacatcagccggatgtacaacaccgtttgaagtagtaactggagtaagacaaggggtagtggcaggacctttcctgttcaatttcgcaatcgacgacattatgcgaagaacagtcgaccagtga
- a CDS encoding hypothetical protein (NECATOR_CHRX.G24097.T1) yields the protein MLFAESSTKLQHVVNLVPKLAAAYGLRLRPDKCKQMWISSRPRTGIRVEDIIARYQHLTPPSKMVIENCLRLFGHVISRPADRLVERVLRSLSYSSWKRPPGRSGGSGVRRIWSSNEWIDSVQAVAEDREGWAELCSRTTRLCEDAGNSVRRCRHADQVK from the exons ATGTtgttcgcggaaagcagtacgaaacttcaacatgttgtcaaccttgtaccgaagctggctgcagcctatggactacgcttacgccctgataaatgcaagcagatgtggatctcttcgagacctcgaacgggaatcagg gTGGAGGATATCATCGccagatatcaacatcttacaccgccatcgaaaatgGTTATAGAAAATTGTCTTCGCTTATTTGGTCATGTAATAAGcagaccagcagatcgccttgttgaACGAGTTTTGAGAAGTTTGTCAtattcaagctggaagaggccacctggccgaagCGGAGGTTCTGGAGtgaggcg gatatggagtagcaacgaatggattgattccgtGCAAGCtgtcgcagaagatcgagaaggttgggcagagctatgttcaaggacgacacgtctatgcgaagatgcgggtaatagCGTCAGGCGATGTCGTCACGCCGatcaagtcaagtaa
- a CDS encoding hypothetical protein (NECATOR_CHRX.G24092.T3), whose amino-acid sequence MVKYGRHIERLHDCARKSERQRGAARTTDYQKLTSDFAELFREANEEHLKEGRALVFAKATKHTAKAHNLKDQLPEGSMESLATTICFVTLNCRTLSSELQQAALSRLLRYLCVSFAALQETRMRDRPVISIENYTIYCGDADEIKVGGCAIAVRNDYKNLVEEFGSTSSRCAFLRLRDRGGRKLWIVSAHAPTETAEDNSKNAFYDELNALMSKIPSQQVVIVGIDANAKMGLEQQSDVLGKWYYAAERTSDDGDRLVDLCEQTGLIIASTFKRNHRRHQLTWQGSTAFWRGVAFDSDHRPVLLSFKIRFHKRNGGVPLQPKIDMVGLKDDECRRKFRQHLSVHVGVRNRKKLSDADSFIKCIQDAARKTLPVLLPRKKFAFASAETKSTYNSVCVARSAGDFNQGKRLRRKLRRQLQQDRDNEWTSRAMEFEKAWEDRNPRKAYALLKQYSGKRKRCSSVLNTANGVAVGEAILPIWKEHFKTLLNRLAPSAPELEHVHKPTYVVNEEPPTVSEVLVCIQKMKNEKSGGDDGISAEMLKYLPPSGICGMTRIIFSIGFTRG is encoded by the exons ATGGTTAAGTATGGTCGGCATATAGAACgtcttcacgactgcgcgaggAAATCCGAgcgccagcgtggagctgcaAGAACCACAGACTACCAGAAACTCACATCTGACTTCGCAGAGCTTTTCAGAGAGGCTAATGAAGAACACCTTAAAGAAGGAAGAGCCTTAGTGTTCGCTAAAGCTACGAAG cacaccgccaaagcccataacctgaaagatcaactgcctgaagggagcatggaatctttggcaacaaccatttgtttcgtcacgctgaactgccgaacactatcgagtgaactccaacaagccgctctatccagacttctgcgatatctctgtgtgtcttttgctgcactgcaggaaacacgcatgagagatcggcccgtcatcagcatcgaaaattacaccatatactgcggcgatgctgatgagatcaaagtaggtggctgcgcgatagctgtgaggaacgattacaagaacctggtggaggaatttggctcaacgtcgtctagatgcgcctttttacgactgcgggatcgcggaggacgtaaactctggatcgtaagtgctcacgcacctacggaaaccgctgaggacaacagtaagaacgccttctatgatgaactcaatgcgttgatgtctaaaataccaagccagcaggtggtcattgtcggaatcgacgcaaatgcgaagatgggactcgaacagcaatccgatgtgctaggaaaatggtactatgctgcggagcgcacgtcggacgacggtgaccgtctggtcgacttatgcgaacagacgggcctcatcatcgcttccacgtttaagaggaatcatcgacgccatcagctcacatggcaggg ctcgactgcGTTCTGGCGAGGCGttgcgttcgactctgaccaccgtccagttcttctcagcttcaagatacggttccacaagagaaacggaggagttcctcttcaaccgaaaatcgacatggtaggcctgaaagacgatgaatgcagaagaaaattccgccaacatTTGTCtgttcatgttggagtacggaacaggaagaagcttagcgatgcggattccttcataaagtgcatccaggacgctgcaagaaaaacgctcccggttttattgccgcggaagaagtttgcctttgcatctgcagaaacaaaatccacatacaattctgtatgtgtcgcgcgcagcgctggtgacttcaaccagggaaagcgtcttagaaggaagctgcgtcgtcaactgcaacaagaccgcgataacgagtggacgtcaagagcgatggagtttgagaaggcgtgggaggacaggaacccgcggaaagcctatgctctactaaaacagtatagcgggaaaaggaaaagatgttcctctgtcctcaacactgccaatggggtagctgtcggtgaagcaatccttccaatttggaaggaacacttcaagaccttgctgaaccggctagcaccatcagctcctgaactcgaacacgttcataaaccgaCATACgtggttaacgaggagccaccgaccgtgtcggaggtcctggtctgtattcaaaaaatgaagaatgaaaaatctggcggagacgacggaattagcgcagaaatgctaaaatatcttcctccgtctggtaTTTGTGGGATGACAAGGATCATCTTCTCAATTGGATTCACGAGAGGATag
- a CDS encoding hypothetical protein (NECATOR_CHRX.G24089.T1) — MTLATIAQSAYYPSSTSSRVILNRFEKVLDKGKPCEQAGKGFSTIDHIHTVSKLIEVQNAIDVKRGIRQGDTISLKIFTATLENAMRKLEWDDMGVTVDGWQLHYLRFADDIVLITPSISQAERMLTEFDETCGCIGLQLNLQKTMFMRNGWVSDAPFTLNGTNISDCVCQGK, encoded by the coding sequence ATGACattggcaactatcgcccaatctgcttattatccgtcatctacaagctcaagagtgatccttaatagatttgaaaaagtgttggATAAAGGaaagccatgcgagcaagcaggcaaaggattcagcacgattgaccacattcacactgtttcgaaactcatcgaggtacaAAATgccattgacgtgaagagggggatCCGAcaaggtgatacaatctcactcaaaatattcacagccaccctcgagaacgcaatgcgaaaattggaatgggacgacatgggagtgacgGTTGATGGTTGGCAGCTACActatttgcgctttgctgatgacatcgtactgataacacctagtatcagccaagcggaacgaatgctgaccgaattcgacgaaacatgtggatgcatcggtcttcagctgaatctgcaaaagacgatgttcatgcgcaacggatgggtctcggatgccccattcacgctcaacggaacgaacatatccgattgcgtttgccaaggaaagtaa
- a CDS encoding hypothetical protein (NECATOR_CHRX.G24099.T2): MEFEKAWEDRNPRKAYALLKQYSGKRKRCSSVLNTANGVAVGEAILPIWKEHFKTLLNRLAPSAPELEHVHKPTYVVNEEPPTVSEVLVCIQKMKNEKSGGDDGISAEMLKYLPPSGICGMTRIIFSIGFTRG; this comes from the coding sequence atggagtttgagaaggcgtgggaggacaggaacccgcggaaagcctatgctctactaaaacagtatagcgggaaaaggaaaagatgttcctctgtcctcaacactgccaatggggtagctgtcggtgaagcaatccttccaatttggaaggaacacttcaagaccttgctgaaccggctagcaccatcagctcctgaactcgaacacgttcataaaccgaCATACgtggttaacgaggagccaccgaccgtgtcggaggtcctggtctgtattcaaaaaatgaagaatgaaaaatctggcggagacgacggaattagcgcagaaatgctaaaatatcttcctccgtctggtaTTTGTGGGATGACAAGGATCATCTTCTCAATTGGATTCACGAGAGGATag
- a CDS encoding hypothetical protein (NECATOR_CHRX.G24101.T1) — protein sequence MYKALERITLGRLIEHCEETTCNEQPGCCAGRSVIDQMFIVRRVIDIWQRYSKPMQSVFPDFEAIFDSPHRVRLLKYQESHARCLLTGLEYTNDVVIFAESSTKLQHFVNIVLKSPRTVYRFIVAWRLLWAVELRCTAEVGRRPVVKAKVALAGLPSLKKSLFATPAYSLPQYPAHWAPPSQTSDGMAADADLHALLGAAERIKFYVIVLQETKCRRSDVRQMNGGTLVIRGGKVPSRNVGGVGFGEHPSVVHLVDSHEILSPHLAILRLRRLRQKPISIINCYSPTSAAGESKLGAFCEELEEVIRNEKSSYKVGDFNGKLGKATEEEYRIGRFGLGDRNENNNRLAELLPAARLFHGNSLFMKKDHCRRTLESPNGAIRAEIDHILTNWRWFLRSGSDHCLLGAKIRLSRTMGTTSAIGNEEEKKSSTTIAYSRTPCP from the exons atgtacaaggctTTGGAGCGGATCACCCTGGGTCGACTTATTGAGCACtgcgaagaaacaacgtgCAACGAGCAACCTGGCTGCTGTGCTGGCCGATCTGTGATTGACCAGatgttcatcgttaggagagtgatcgatATCTGGCAGCGTTactcgaagccaatgcaatcaGTCTTTCCGGATTTTGAAGCCATTTttgactctcctcatcgagtcCGTCTTCTCAAGTACCAAGAAT CACATGCAAGGTGCCTCTTGACTGGTCTCGAGTACACcaacgatgttgttatattcgcggaaagcagtacgaaacttcaacattttgTCAATATTGTTTTGAAGTCCCCCAGAACGGTTTACCGCTTCATAGTAGCGTGGAGGTTACTCTGGGctgtcgaactgcgatgcacagcggag gttgggcgacgacctgtggtgaaagctaaggtAGCCTTGGCAGGGCTGCCtagtttgaagaaaagtctttttgccactccagcatattcactgcctcagtaccctgcccACTGGGCCccgccgtctcagacgtcggacggtatggcggccg atgCTGatctgcatgcccttctcggagctgcagagcgtatcaaattctACGTGATTgttctgcaggagaccaagtgcagaaggagcgacgtacgacagatgaatggcggtacactcgtcattcgtggagggaaggttccgtcgcgaaatgtaggcggggTTGGTTTTGGTgagcacccatctgtcgtccatcttgtcgattcccacgagatcctgtcacctcatctggccattcttcgcctccgccgtctgcgccaaaaacccatcagtatcatcaactgctactcaccaacatcagcagctggtGAATCCAAATTGGGCGCGTTTtgcgaggagctggaggaagtgatccgcaacgagaagtcctccTACAaagtcggagacttcaacggaaaactaggaaaggccacagaagaggaatacaggatcggaagatttggactaggggaccggaatgaaaataacAATCGTCTCGCCGAGCTGTTgcccgccgctcgcctctttcatgggaactctcttttcatgaagaaagatcattgTCGGCGAACActggaatcgcccaatggcgcgattcgtgcggagatcgaccacatactcaccaactgGAGGTGGTTTCTACgaagtggttctgatcactgtctccttggtgcaaaaatacgacttagccgtACGATGGGAacaacatctgctatcggcaacgaagaagaaaa
- a CDS encoding hypothetical protein (NECATOR_CHRX.G24095.T1) gives MERLDCTERKLLRRLLGYFWPRVCHSEDLYAEIDMVYRRMTRGKHQHLAPPSKVAKVNRLRFFGHVLRRPADRLVQRVLRSSSVSSRKKPPGRKRKFWTEVVKEDLRTLGVDRQFRRDLKFCGTWDE, from the coding sequence atggagaggcttgactgcacggaacgaaagctacTTAGACGGCttcttggctacttttggcctagggtatgtcacagtgaagatctttacgcagagaTTGAtatggtataccggcggatgacacgtggaaaacatcaacatcttgcaccgccatcgaaagtggctaaagtaaatcgtcttcgcttctttggtcatgtATTAAgaagaccggcagatcgccttgttcaacgagttctgaggagttcgtcggttTCGAGcaggaagaagccacctggccgaaaacggaagttctggactgaggtggtaaaagaggacctgaggacactcggcgtggataggcagttcaggcgagacttAAAGTTTTGCGGGACATGGGACGAATAG
- a CDS encoding hypothetical protein (NECATOR_CHRX.G24092.T2) — protein sequence MWSNTSFEYLRRLRSNIKLRRRRSRDSSEKFYEENNAFYKVIICDFNAKIGPRRTPEELHIGIHGVQWKWNEQGEKLSEFITTTKTSLELAFCESLSRWTWKSSSGEYRNEIDHIIVSRRFYQTHFVVVRKFYTESDHRLLQGRFSLIRKEEKAAKLRKRSSRTKTLVSLNS from the coding sequence atgtggtccaacaccagctttgaatatcttcgtcgtttacgctccaacatcaagctacgaagaaggagaagtcGAGACTCTTCGGAGAAGTTCTACGAAGAAAATAATGCcttttacaaggtcataatttgcgatttcaacgccaaaattggcccaagaagaacgcctgaggaacttcacatcgggatccACGGCGTACAGTggaaatggaatgaacagggggagaagctctccgagttcatcacgACGACTAAAACTTCATTAGAGCTCGCATTTTGTGAATCCCTTTCACGTTGGACGTGGAAGTCATCCAGCGGAgagtaccgtaatgaaattgaccacatcatcgtcagtagaAGGTTCTACCAGACgcattttgttgttgtgcgGAAGTTCTATACGgaatcggaccatcgcctcctccaaggaagattttctttgataaggaaagaagagaaagccgctaAGTTAAGAAAGCGAAGTTCCAGAACTAAAACGCTTGTCTCTttaaactcttga
- a CDS encoding hypothetical protein (NECATOR_CHRX.G24093.T1), whose protein sequence is MVGLKDDECRRKFRQHLSVHVGVRNRKKLSDADSFIKCIQDAARKTLPVLLPRKKFAFASAETKSTYNSVCVARSAGDFNQGKRLRRKLRRQLQQDRDNEWTSRAMEFEKAWEDRNPRKAYALLKQYSGKRKRCSSVLNTANGVAVGEAILPIWKEHFKTLLNRLAPSAPELEHVHKPTYVVNEEPPTVSEVLVCIQKMKNEKSGGDDGISAEMLKYLPPSGICGMTRIIFSIGFTRG, encoded by the coding sequence atggtaggcctgaaagacgatgaatgcagaagaaaattccgccaacatTTGTCtgttcatgttggagtacggaacaggaagaagcttagcgatgcggattccttcataaagtgcatccaggacgctgcaagaaaaacgctcccggttttattgccgcggaagaagtttgcctttgcatctgcagaaacaaaatccacatacaattctgtatgtgtcgcgcgcagcgctggtgacttcaaccagggaaagcgtcttagaaggaagctgcgtcgtcaactgcaacaagaccgcgataacgagtggacgtcaagagcgatggagtttgagaaggcgtgggaggacaggaacccgcggaaagcctatgctctactaaaacagtatagcgggaaaaggaaaagatgttcctctgtcctcaacactgccaatggggtagctgtcggtgaagcaatccttccaatttggaaggaacacttcaagaccttgctgaaccggctagcaccatcagctcctgaactcgaacacgttcataaaccgaCATACgtggttaacgaggagccaccgaccgtgtcggaggtcctggtctgtattcaaaaaatgaagaatgaaaaatctggcggagacgacggaattagcgcagaaatgctaaaatatcttcctccgtctggtaTTTGTGGGATGACAAGGATCATCTTCTCAATTGGATTCACGAGAGGATag
- a CDS encoding hypothetical protein (NECATOR_CHRX.G24096.T1), producing MTSARRLSQIRDAAGFVKEGQIALAGRVMIMLWQPLNHSYERLDSTRYQTRYKKTTDPMSRLPRKVLQKIGCSKMYVLVQFCKSCNPDPHIEMFITWLGYSNSAMNPIIYTVFNRDYQNALKKLFTSGTKHASSRTG from the exons atgacatcagcccgccgattaagtcaa attagagacgccgccggaTTTGTTAAGGAAGGACAAATAGCATTAGCAGGTCGCGTGATGATTATGCTTTGGCAACCGTTGAACCACAGCTATGAGCGACTAGATTCCACGCGATATCAAACGCGCTACAAGAAGACAACCGACCCAATGAGCAGACTTCCTCGcaaagttcttcaaaaaattggatGCTCTAA AATGTACGTACTGGTGCAATTCTGCAAATCCTGTAATCCAGATCCTCATATTGAGATGTTCATCACATGGTTAGGATACAGCAATTCAGCTATGAATCCTATTATTTATACG GTATTTAACAGAGACTATCAGAATGCCTTGAAAAAGCTGTTCACGAGTGGTACAAAGCATGCATCTAGCAGAACTGGTTGA